A window of the Tessaracoccus sp. MC1865 genome harbors these coding sequences:
- a CDS encoding SDR family oxidoreductase: protein MLSLSGKRALVTGASKGIGFATAKLLRHMGAEVTIAARTEEDLRVAADQIGARWVVADVSTIDGVRAAVEAAGEVDILVANAGGPPPGLPSEVTDEGWHAGFETTFMSTARLVDAVLPGMRAHGWGRVIAITSLTVGRPSLTLPVSNAMRAAVTNHLRTLALEVGADGVTCNTVAPGYTATDRLKRLHTDPEAADEIRHKIPARRFGEPEEVAAAVAFLASEEAAYITGQEILVDGGYSI from the coding sequence ATGTTGTCACTGAGCGGGAAGCGTGCCCTCGTCACCGGCGCCAGCAAGGGCATCGGGTTCGCGACGGCGAAGTTGTTGCGCCACATGGGTGCCGAGGTGACCATCGCCGCGCGCACCGAAGAGGACCTGCGGGTGGCTGCTGACCAGATCGGCGCCCGCTGGGTGGTGGCGGACGTCTCCACGATCGACGGGGTGCGCGCCGCGGTCGAGGCCGCCGGGGAGGTCGACATCCTGGTGGCGAACGCCGGCGGGCCCCCGCCCGGCCTGCCGTCGGAGGTCACCGACGAGGGGTGGCACGCGGGTTTCGAGACCACCTTCATGTCGACGGCGCGGCTCGTCGACGCGGTGCTGCCGGGCATGCGCGCCCACGGCTGGGGCAGGGTCATCGCGATCACGTCGCTGACGGTGGGTCGCCCGTCGCTGACGCTGCCGGTCAGCAACGCCATGCGGGCGGCGGTGACCAACCATCTGCGCACCCTGGCGCTCGAGGTGGGCGCCGACGGGGTGACCTGCAACACGGTGGCGCCCGGGTACACGGCCACGGACCGGCTCAAGCGGCTGCACACTGATCCCGAGGCGGCGGACGAGATCCGGCACAAGATCCCGGCGCGTCGCTTCGGCGAGCCCGAGGAGGTCGCGGCGGCGGTGGCGTTCCTCGCCTCCGAGGAGGCGGCCTACATCACCGGCCAGGAGATCCTGGTCGACGGTGGCTACTCCATCTGA
- a CDS encoding rhodanese-like domain-containing protein has protein sequence MGLLDFLGKRSDDGLSIDETLLALSRGAVLIDVRTKVEYEAGHAPGARPVDTGALHDNPVDAIHGDDPLAERDAAIIVMCDTGLRSSFMAALLREKGLLAESVSGGLRAWAKDGNPVLPGPYRGRR, from the coding sequence ATGGGTTTGCTGGATTTCCTGGGGAAGCGCTCCGACGACGGGCTGAGCATCGATGAGACGCTGCTGGCGCTGAGCAGGGGCGCCGTACTCATCGACGTGCGCACCAAGGTCGAATACGAGGCGGGTCACGCGCCCGGCGCCCGCCCGGTGGACACCGGGGCCCTCCACGACAACCCGGTGGACGCCATCCACGGCGACGACCCGCTCGCGGAGCGCGACGCGGCCATCATCGTCATGTGCGACACGGGCCTGCGTTCCTCCTTCATGGCCGCACTGCTCCGCGAAAAGGGTCTCCTGGCCGAATCCGTGAGCGGTGGGTTGCGCGCCTGGGCGAAGGACGGCAACCCCGTGCTGCCCGGTCCGTACCGGGGCCGGCGATGA
- a CDS encoding SGNH/GDSL hydrolase family protein, translating to MKRLLGLLAGAAAGTLVSAGAASYLMGRREIVRHVNDYRIHWGESRDGGEDALHYVALGDSAAQGVGASHVDHGYVPRIGRKLAEVTGREVLITNLSVSGATSADVVRDQLPQFRDLPFTPDLVTLDIGGNDVVFPGHSPASFEANMDVVLAALPEGSFVADVPWFMVPVLGRQSQKMAAVASILIERHQHHLVPLHRATREAGTWRYHRYTAGDWFHPNDLGYEGWADAYWAAIEASGVVERLLPTD from the coding sequence ATGAAGCGGCTGCTGGGGCTCCTGGCCGGCGCGGCCGCGGGCACCCTCGTGTCCGCCGGCGCGGCGTCGTACCTGATGGGCCGGCGCGAGATCGTCCGCCACGTCAACGACTACCGCATCCACTGGGGGGAGTCCCGCGACGGCGGCGAGGACGCCCTGCACTACGTGGCGCTCGGCGACTCCGCGGCCCAGGGCGTGGGGGCATCCCATGTGGACCACGGCTATGTGCCGCGGATCGGGCGCAAGCTCGCCGAGGTGACCGGCCGCGAGGTGTTGATCACCAACCTGTCGGTGAGCGGCGCGACCAGCGCCGACGTCGTGCGCGACCAGCTGCCGCAGTTCCGCGACCTCCCCTTCACGCCGGATCTGGTGACTCTCGACATCGGCGGCAACGACGTCGTGTTCCCCGGCCATTCGCCCGCGTCCTTCGAGGCGAACATGGACGTGGTCCTCGCGGCACTGCCGGAAGGTTCCTTCGTCGCTGACGTGCCGTGGTTCATGGTGCCGGTGCTGGGCCGCCAGTCGCAGAAGATGGCCGCCGTCGCGTCGATCCTCATCGAGCGCCACCAGCACCACCTGGTGCCGCTGCACCGCGCCACCCGCGAGGCGGGCACCTGGCGCTACCACCGCTACACCGCGGGGGACTGGTTCCACCCCAACGACCTCGGCTACGAGGGGTGGGCCGACGCCTACTGGGCCGCCATCGAGGCCAGCGGGGTCGTCGAGAGGCTGCTGCCGACGGATTGA
- the rpsF gene encoding 30S ribosomal protein S6 — MRKYEVMVLIDSDVDERQVPALVEKHLEVITKGGGTVDNQDIWGRRRLAYDINKKSEAIYAVLQVTADPATVAEMDRLMTIDERVVRTKVLRRED, encoded by the coding sequence ATGCGCAAGTACGAGGTTATGGTGCTCATCGACTCAGATGTCGACGAGCGTCAGGTCCCCGCGCTGGTCGAGAAGCATCTCGAAGTCATCACCAAGGGTGGTGGCACCGTCGACAACCAGGACATCTGGGGACGTCGTCGGCTCGCATACGACATCAACAAGAAGTCCGAGGCTATTTACGCCGTCCTGCAGGTGACTGCGGATCCGGCGACCGTTGCTGAGATGGATCGCCTGATGACCATCGACGAGCGGGTTGTGCGCACCAAGGTGCTGCGCCGCGAGGACTGA
- a CDS encoding single-stranded DNA-binding protein has protein sequence MAGETQITVIGNLTADPELRFTPNGAAVANFRIASTPRVLDRQSNEWRDGEALFLSCSVWRQYAENVAETLRKGMQVIIQGRLKSRTYDDREGVKRTVFEIDVDEVGPTLRFSTATVTRSGSGGGGGGGQWQGNQGGGNTGGGQGSPQGDPWASSGNAGGGNRGGNDPWAQSQPEEPPF, from the coding sequence ATGGCAGGCGAAACCCAGATCACGGTGATCGGAAACCTCACCGCAGATCCCGAGCTCCGCTTCACGCCCAACGGCGCAGCGGTGGCCAACTTCAGGATTGCGTCGACACCCCGTGTGCTCGACCGTCAGTCCAACGAGTGGCGGGACGGCGAGGCGTTGTTCCTCAGCTGCTCCGTGTGGCGCCAGTACGCCGAGAATGTGGCCGAAACCCTTCGCAAGGGTATGCAGGTCATCATTCAGGGCCGTCTGAAGTCGCGTACGTATGACGACCGTGAGGGAGTCAAGCGCACCGTCTTCGAGATCGATGTCGACGAGGTCGGACCCACCCTCCGCTTCTCAACCGCAACCGTCACCCGCTCCGGCAGTGGTGGCGGCGGCGGTGGTGGCCAGTGGCAGGGTAACCAGGGTGGTGGCAACACCGGTGGTGGTCAGGGTAGCCCGCAGGGCGATCCGTGGGCCAGCTCCGGCAACGCCGGAGGCGGCAACCGCGGCGGGAATGACCCGTGGGCGCAGTCGCAGCCGGAAGAGCCCCCGTTCTGA
- the rpsR gene encoding 30S ribosomal protein S18, with amino-acid sequence MAGPQRKSVNKKKIMPVKTTRVANIDYKDINTLKKFISERGKIRARRVTGLSVQDQRKIAIAVKNAREVALLPYASTAR; translated from the coding sequence ATGGCCGGTCCACAGCGCAAGTCTGTGAACAAGAAGAAGATCATGCCGGTGAAGACGACCCGCGTCGCCAACATCGACTACAAGGACATCAACACGCTCAAGAAGTTCATCTCTGAGCGTGGCAAGATCCGTGCCCGTCGCGTCACTGGCCTTTCGGTCCAGGACCAGCGCAAGATCGCCATCGCCGTGAAGAACGCGCGCGAAGTCGCTCTGCTGCCGTACGCGTCGACCGCCCGCTGA
- the rplI gene encoding 50S ribosomal protein L9, with product MKLILTSTVDKLGIAGDVVEVKDGYGRNFLLPQGRAIRWTRGTEKQIDGIKRARDAREVRGVEHAQQLRTQLEGLKVTVAARASEAGHLFGSVTAADLVQAVKKAGGPTVDKRTASFPKPVKSVGSHTAAIKLHQAVTAYVPFEVVAQ from the coding sequence ATGAAGCTCATTCTGACCAGCACCGTTGACAAGCTCGGCATCGCCGGCGACGTCGTCGAGGTCAAGGACGGCTACGGCCGTAACTTCCTCCTGCCCCAGGGCAGGGCCATCCGCTGGACCCGCGGAACCGAGAAGCAGATCGACGGCATCAAGCGGGCGCGCGACGCCCGTGAGGTGCGCGGCGTCGAGCACGCTCAGCAACTGCGCACGCAGCTCGAGGGCCTCAAGGTCACCGTCGCTGCCCGCGCTTCGGAGGCGGGCCACCTGTTCGGCTCCGTCACCGCTGCTGACCTGGTTCAGGCAGTCAAGAAGGCCGGTGGCCCCACGGTCGACAAGCGCACCGCTTCGTTCCCGAAGCCGGTGAAGTCTGTCGGCAGCCACACCGCAGCCATCAAGCTGCACCAGGCCGTCACCGCGTACGTCCCGTTCGAGGTCGTCGCCCAGTGA
- a CDS encoding adenosine deaminase, whose product MLQEPKPTRDLAALPKAHLHLHFTGSLSVPALRQLAEARDMDLPPTLIDGVALDVPYDRRGWNRFQHLYDVARAAVRGEEALRAVVRNAAAEDAAEGSRRLELQVDPTSYASSVGGLQEALEIVCDEARLASASSGVQIGVVVAASRIRHPLDARTLARIAARHAGQGAGEVCAFGLNNNEREGRTHEWEGAFRIARRAGLPGVPHGGELRGADHLEEVVEHLQPARIGHGVRAVENPDLLSRMVDRGITFEVCPASNVQLGVYREPDEVPLRTLLDAGADIALGADDPLLFLSRLTDQYVTAREVHGLDDAALARLARSSVNASFAPADDKRRWLAEIDDWLQSPVD is encoded by the coding sequence ATGTTGCAGGAGCCGAAACCGACGCGGGATCTGGCCGCGCTGCCCAAGGCACATCTGCATCTCCACTTCACCGGGTCCCTGAGTGTGCCCGCCCTCCGGCAGTTGGCGGAGGCCCGCGACATGGACCTGCCTCCCACCCTCATCGACGGCGTAGCCCTGGACGTGCCCTACGACAGGCGGGGCTGGAACCGCTTCCAACACCTCTACGACGTGGCCCGCGCCGCCGTCCGGGGCGAGGAGGCGCTCCGCGCGGTGGTCCGCAACGCCGCAGCTGAGGACGCCGCCGAGGGCTCGCGCCGGCTGGAGTTGCAGGTGGACCCCACGTCGTACGCCTCCTCCGTCGGAGGGCTGCAGGAGGCGCTGGAGATCGTGTGCGACGAGGCTCGGCTCGCCTCCGCCAGCTCCGGCGTGCAGATCGGGGTGGTGGTGGCCGCCTCCCGCATCCGGCACCCGCTGGACGCCCGCACCCTCGCGCGGATCGCCGCGCGGCACGCCGGCCAGGGCGCCGGGGAGGTGTGCGCGTTCGGGCTCAACAACAACGAGCGCGAGGGCCGTACCCACGAGTGGGAGGGCGCGTTCCGGATCGCCCGGCGCGCCGGCCTACCGGGGGTGCCGCACGGCGGCGAGCTGCGCGGAGCAGACCACCTTGAGGAGGTCGTCGAGCACCTGCAGCCCGCCCGCATCGGGCACGGTGTCCGCGCCGTCGAGAACCCCGATCTGCTGAGCCGGATGGTCGACCGGGGCATCACCTTCGAAGTGTGTCCGGCGTCGAACGTGCAGCTGGGCGTCTACCGCGAGCCGGACGAGGTGCCCCTCCGCACACTCCTCGACGCCGGGGCCGATATCGCTCTCGGTGCCGACGACCCGCTGCTGTTCCTGTCCAGGCTCACGGACCAGTACGTCACAGCGCGCGAGGTCCACGGACTCGACGACGCGGCCCTGGCCAGGCTGGCGCGCTCGTCGGTCAACGCCAGCTTCGCCCCGGCCGACGACAAGCGCCGCTGGCTGGCGGAGATCGACGACTGGCTCCAGTCACCCGTCGATTGA
- a CDS encoding LacI family DNA-binding transcriptional regulator yields the protein MPRPTIKDISRIAGVSPTAVSFALNNRPGVSESTRARVLQVAQEIGWHRSVAAAALSAGRAQAVGMVLPRPTGESTGERFLMHLIAGIEEVLTAHALALVLQFIVSPGEELETYRRWHFERRVDGVILTDPVVDDPRPAILEELTMPAVLIGSLPGNELPNVRVDDAAAMRFIVDHLAVQGHRRITHVPAPPNLIHTLRRSAAFAESCRELGIETPRIETNPGSINAGQAITQQLLMADNPPTAIIYDNEGLMLGGLGAITAMGVRIPDDVAIVSFEDSTLCRVASPPITSLAYDPAGLGAEATTLLLDLLGGEEPREVVVAAPMIQVRGSTQTRS from the coding sequence ATGCCCCGCCCGACCATCAAGGACATCTCCCGCATCGCGGGCGTCTCGCCCACCGCGGTCTCGTTTGCGCTGAACAACCGCCCGGGCGTCTCCGAGTCGACGCGGGCCCGCGTGCTGCAGGTCGCCCAGGAGATCGGCTGGCACCGGAGCGTCGCCGCCGCGGCGCTGTCCGCGGGGCGAGCGCAGGCAGTTGGCATGGTGCTGCCACGACCCACTGGTGAGTCCACGGGCGAGCGGTTCCTGATGCACCTCATCGCCGGGATCGAGGAAGTCCTGACCGCGCACGCGTTGGCGTTGGTGCTCCAGTTCATCGTTTCCCCGGGAGAGGAACTCGAAACCTACCGCCGTTGGCACTTCGAGCGCCGTGTCGACGGGGTGATCCTCACAGACCCCGTGGTGGACGACCCCCGGCCCGCCATCCTGGAAGAACTGACGATGCCGGCAGTGTTGATCGGCTCGCTGCCTGGCAACGAACTGCCCAACGTCCGTGTCGACGACGCTGCGGCCATGCGCTTCATCGTGGACCACCTCGCAGTTCAGGGGCACCGGCGCATCACGCACGTCCCGGCTCCCCCGAACCTGATCCACACCCTCAGACGGTCCGCTGCCTTTGCCGAGTCGTGCCGGGAACTGGGCATCGAGACCCCGCGGATCGAGACCAATCCGGGCAGCATCAACGCCGGCCAGGCCATCACACAGCAGTTACTCATGGCCGACAATCCGCCCACGGCCATCATCTATGACAACGAGGGTCTGATGCTGGGCGGCCTTGGCGCGATCACTGCCATGGGTGTGCGGATCCCGGACGACGTGGCCATCGTGTCCTTCGAGGACTCCACGTTGTGCCGGGTGGCCTCCCCACCGATCACTTCGCTGGCCTACGATCCTGCCGGTCTGGGCGCGGAAGCCACCACTCTGCTGCTCGACCTCCTCGGCGGTGAAGAGCCACGGGAGGTAGTAGTTGCCGCGCCGATGATCCAGGTCAGGGGTTCGACCCAGACCCGGTCATAA
- the galE gene encoding UDP-glucose 4-epimerase GalE translates to MRVLVTGGAGYIGSHTTLALLQDGHDVLVVDDLSNSSEESLRRVADLAGREAQFVEANVRDAAALDKAFADFRPDSVIHFAGWKAVGESTQIPLTYYRENIGSTITLVETMAKHGCNRIVFSSSATVYGEESEPPFTEDAPTGATNPYGRTKHMLEQILEDASAANPELSVAILRYFNPIGAHESGRIGEDPKGIPNNLLPFVAQVAAGRREKLMIFGDDYATPDGTGRRDYIHVVDLAAGHLAALNYLGDHTGYHVWNLGTGQPSSVLEIVHAFEAAAGQEIPYEIVARRPGDVAESYANVDKAHNELGWHAEKTVADACADTYRWQHDNPNGFTGL, encoded by the coding sequence ATGCGCGTGCTCGTCACCGGTGGCGCCGGCTACATCGGCTCCCACACCACACTTGCCCTTCTTCAGGATGGTCACGACGTCCTGGTCGTCGACGACCTGTCCAACAGTTCCGAGGAGTCGCTGCGCCGCGTCGCAGACCTCGCCGGGCGCGAAGCCCAGTTCGTCGAGGCCAATGTTCGCGACGCGGCGGCTCTCGACAAGGCCTTCGCGGACTTCCGGCCGGATTCCGTGATCCACTTCGCCGGCTGGAAGGCCGTGGGCGAATCCACACAGATCCCGCTGACGTACTACCGCGAGAACATCGGCTCCACGATCACGCTGGTGGAGACCATGGCCAAGCACGGCTGCAACCGCATCGTCTTCTCCAGCTCCGCCACCGTCTACGGCGAGGAGTCGGAGCCCCCGTTCACCGAGGACGCGCCCACCGGCGCCACCAACCCGTACGGCCGCACCAAGCACATGCTCGAGCAGATCCTCGAGGACGCCTCGGCCGCCAACCCCGAGCTCTCGGTTGCCATCCTGCGGTACTTCAACCCCATCGGCGCACACGAATCCGGCCGCATCGGCGAAGACCCCAAGGGCATTCCGAACAACCTGCTGCCGTTCGTGGCGCAGGTGGCCGCCGGTCGCCGCGAGAAGCTGATGATCTTCGGCGACGACTACGCCACCCCGGATGGCACCGGTCGCCGGGACTACATCCACGTGGTCGACCTGGCCGCCGGTCACCTCGCCGCGCTGAACTACCTCGGCGACCACACCGGTTACCACGTCTGGAACCTCGGCACCGGCCAGCCGTCCTCGGTCCTGGAGATCGTGCACGCGTTCGAGGCCGCAGCCGGCCAGGAGATCCCGTACGAGATCGTGGCCCGCCGCCCGGGCGATGTCGCCGAGAGCTACGCCAACGTCGACAAGGCGCACAACGAACTGGGCTGGCACGCGGAGAAGACCGTGGCCGACGCCTGCGCCGACACCTACCGCTGGCAGCACGACAACCCCAACGGGTTCACTGGCCTCTGA
- a CDS encoding L-serine ammonia-lyase — translation MAISALDLFKIGVGPSSSHTMGPMRAGALFRTQLLASPVVDDVARVRVDLYGSLAATGLGHGTDRAVVAGLLGFQPQRVDPDEMKAAVDAVVHGDGLMFKERRLPFDWSTDLLFHRESKPWHPNALTVTTLGDDGADLMTNTFYSIGGGFVVDEAQAEAGETGVADVTVEFPFSTSEELLALCSLHDLNVAELVARNELAWRPAEETGAALLEIWSAMRGCIERGVLQEGFLPGGLRVPRRAPDLYRHLISRDDAPNLITRTFSAMDWVNLYALAVNEENAAGGCVVTAPTNGAAGIIPAVLQYYMKFQAGARDEDVVDFLLAATAVGVLLKMNASISGAEVGCQGEVGSACAMAAAGLAQVMGGSPAQVENAAEIGLEHNLGLTCDPIGGLVQVPCIERNAMASVKAINAAQLALNGDGRHRVTLDQAIRTMRDTGRDMLSKYKETSEGGLAVAFIEC, via the coding sequence ATGGCGATCAGCGCGCTTGACCTGTTCAAAATCGGGGTGGGTCCCTCGTCGTCCCACACGATGGGCCCCATGCGCGCCGGCGCGCTCTTCCGCACCCAACTCCTGGCCAGCCCCGTGGTCGACGACGTGGCCAGGGTCCGCGTCGACCTCTACGGCTCGCTCGCGGCCACGGGGCTGGGGCACGGGACGGACCGCGCCGTCGTCGCCGGGCTGCTCGGATTCCAGCCCCAGCGGGTTGATCCGGACGAGATGAAGGCGGCCGTGGACGCCGTGGTGCACGGCGACGGACTGATGTTCAAGGAGCGCCGGCTGCCGTTCGACTGGTCCACCGATCTGCTGTTCCACCGCGAATCCAAACCCTGGCACCCGAACGCCCTGACGGTCACCACCCTCGGCGACGACGGTGCGGATCTGATGACCAACACGTTCTACTCCATCGGCGGCGGGTTCGTCGTCGACGAGGCGCAGGCCGAGGCCGGTGAGACCGGGGTGGCGGACGTCACCGTCGAGTTCCCGTTCAGCACCTCGGAGGAGCTGCTGGCGTTGTGCTCGCTGCACGACCTGAATGTCGCCGAGCTGGTGGCCCGCAACGAACTGGCCTGGCGTCCGGCGGAGGAGACCGGGGCGGCCCTGCTGGAGATCTGGTCCGCCATGCGCGGCTGCATCGAGCGGGGCGTGCTGCAGGAGGGCTTCCTCCCCGGCGGGTTGCGCGTCCCGCGGCGGGCGCCGGACCTGTACCGCCACCTCATCTCCCGAGACGACGCCCCCAACCTGATCACCCGCACCTTCTCGGCCATGGACTGGGTCAACCTCTACGCGCTGGCGGTCAACGAGGAGAATGCGGCGGGCGGCTGCGTCGTGACCGCGCCGACGAACGGTGCCGCCGGCATCATCCCCGCGGTGCTGCAGTACTACATGAAGTTCCAGGCCGGCGCCCGGGACGAGGACGTGGTGGATTTCCTGCTGGCGGCCACCGCCGTCGGGGTGCTGCTGAAGATGAACGCCTCCATCTCCGGCGCCGAAGTGGGGTGCCAGGGCGAGGTTGGATCCGCCTGCGCGATGGCGGCCGCCGGCCTGGCCCAGGTGATGGGCGGCTCCCCTGCCCAGGTGGAGAACGCGGCGGAAATCGGGCTCGAACACAACCTCGGGCTGACCTGTGACCCCATCGGCGGGCTCGTGCAGGTGCCCTGCATCGAGCGCAACGCCATGGCGTCGGTCAAGGCCATCAACGCGGCGCAGCTGGCACTCAACGGGGACGGGCGGCACCGCGTGACACTCGACCAGGCCATCCGCACCATGCGCGATACCGGGCGCGACATGCTCAGCAAGTACAAGGAGACCTCTGAGGGCGGCCTCGCGGTCGCCTTCATCGAGTGCTGA
- a CDS encoding MFS transporter, with protein sequence MPEITTRWRTFASFAVRNYRFFFVGALVSNLGTWIQRIGQDWLVLTELTDNSSTALGIVTALQFLAIPLLAPYAGAVVDRFDKRKVLVISQLALAATALALWGLVATGTVQLWHVYVFALITGAITAFDNPARQSFVSEMVPLKLLPNAVGLNSTSFNGARLIGPGLAGVLVAAVGVGPTLLINGLSFFAFIAALLLMRADELHPAPMVKARGAAMDGLRYLGGRPDIIVLLVVVFMLGTFGMNFQIFNATMATEVFRAGAREFGLLGTIMAIGTLAGALGATRRANPSLRTVLMALTGFAVSTFALTFAPNYTVYALLLIPSGFFALTVMTTANAAVQLSTAPEYRGRVMAVYVAIFAGGTPLGAPLIGWLGEVLGPRASVLVASLATGMAVIGVLAWFMVHDGLRLHIERGRPLRIRATLPSRPAYGGAR encoded by the coding sequence ATGCCTGAGATCACCACCCGCTGGCGCACATTCGCCTCGTTCGCGGTGCGCAACTACCGCTTCTTCTTCGTCGGCGCCCTGGTCAGCAACCTGGGCACCTGGATCCAGCGCATCGGGCAGGACTGGCTGGTGCTGACCGAGCTGACGGACAACTCCAGCACCGCGCTGGGCATCGTCACGGCGCTGCAGTTCCTCGCCATCCCGCTGCTCGCCCCCTACGCGGGGGCGGTGGTGGACCGCTTCGACAAGCGCAAGGTGCTCGTCATCTCACAGCTCGCGCTCGCCGCCACCGCGCTGGCCCTGTGGGGCCTGGTGGCCACGGGCACGGTGCAGCTCTGGCACGTCTACGTCTTCGCGCTGATCACCGGCGCCATCACCGCGTTCGACAACCCCGCGCGGCAGTCGTTCGTGTCGGAGATGGTGCCGCTCAAACTGCTACCCAACGCAGTGGGGCTCAACTCGACCTCGTTCAACGGGGCGCGGCTCATCGGCCCCGGCCTGGCCGGCGTCCTGGTGGCCGCCGTCGGCGTGGGTCCCACGCTGCTGATCAACGGGCTCAGCTTCTTCGCCTTCATCGCTGCGCTGTTGTTGATGCGCGCAGACGAACTGCACCCCGCGCCCATGGTGAAGGCGCGTGGCGCTGCCATGGACGGCCTGCGGTACCTGGGCGGCCGGCCGGACATCATCGTGTTACTGGTGGTGGTCTTCATGCTGGGCACGTTCGGCATGAACTTCCAGATCTTCAACGCCACCATGGCCACAGAGGTGTTCCGCGCCGGAGCCCGCGAGTTCGGCCTGCTCGGCACGATCATGGCCATCGGCACGCTCGCCGGGGCACTCGGCGCCACGCGGCGGGCGAACCCGTCGCTGCGCACCGTGCTGATGGCCCTGACCGGCTTCGCGGTGAGCACCTTCGCCCTGACGTTCGCGCCCAACTACACCGTCTACGCGCTGCTCCTGATCCCCTCGGGCTTCTTCGCCCTCACTGTGATGACGACGGCGAACGCGGCGGTCCAGTTGTCCACCGCGCCTGAGTACCGCGGGCGCGTCATGGCGGTCTACGTCGCGATCTTCGCCGGCGGCACCCCGCTGGGTGCGCCGCTGATCGGCTGGCTCGGCGAGGTGCTCGGTCCCCGGGCGTCGGTGCTGGTGGCCTCCCTGGCCACGGGCATGGCCGTCATCGGGGTGCTGGCCTGGTTCATGGTGCACGACGGGCTGCGGCTGCACATCGAGCGGGGTCGTCCCCTCCGGATCCGCGCCACCCTGCCGTCCCGCCCCGCCTACGGAGGCGCGCGCTGA
- a CDS encoding MarR family winged helix-turn-helix transcriptional regulator yields the protein MTNTAPTSAGTATVPLDKPALANDLRLACQRIARRVRFESTSELPPHLFSVLARVNRVGPQTPTQLAEDDRVSTPSMTRTLNALCERGLVEKQPHPHDGRQVLIHSTKAGDEVVQETIAHRDLWMLTHIDSLDDDKLALLRKAADLLLEVSHA from the coding sequence GTGACGAATACCGCACCCACTTCGGCCGGCACCGCAACCGTGCCCCTCGATAAGCCCGCCCTCGCCAACGACCTCCGTCTCGCCTGCCAGCGCATCGCGCGCCGTGTCCGGTTCGAGTCCACCAGCGAGCTGCCTCCCCACCTCTTCTCGGTGTTGGCCCGCGTCAATCGCGTCGGCCCCCAGACCCCCACCCAGCTGGCAGAGGACGACCGCGTCAGCACGCCGTCGATGACCCGCACGCTGAACGCCCTCTGCGAGCGCGGCCTCGTGGAGAAGCAGCCGCACCCCCACGACGGGCGCCAGGTGCTCATTCATTCGACGAAGGCCGGTGACGAGGTGGTCCAGGAGACGATCGCGCACCGCGACCTCTGGATGCTCACCCACATCGATTCCCTCGACGACGACAAGCTGGCGCTCTTGAGGAAGGCCGCCGACCTCCTCCTGGAGGTGTCGCATGCCTGA